TGAAAACCCACTTCCACTTTAGTCTCAAGTTTTTCCACCCTTATGTAAGTGCTTCTTAGCATTTCACGGTCTTCTTGTGTGAAGGCATCAGCGTGAGTAATAGAAGCTACCAGCAAAAGCAAGACAAAAAGCAAACTCATATTAATCCTCCAATATATAATCTATCACCTTTTGCAAATCCTTGAGACCTTCCACTTTCAGACCTTCAACATCAAGCTCTCCAAGCACCACCTTTTTTACACCTTTTAAAGACTTCCATCCTTCTAAAAGAACCACATCAAAGCTTGAGAAGTATTCTTCTACCACCTTTAAAGGGTTATCTTCTCTCCTTTCCCATAGGGTTAGTCTGTCTGGAGACAAAAGCCCTACCTTGTCCGCCACTTTGAAAACCCTGTTTGTGTCGCTTCCTTCCTTATCGGTTATGCCATGAGCTTTTGGGTCATGCTTGAGGTATCCAACCCTTAGACCCCTTGCCTTAAGCTGGGGTATGAGTGCTTCTATAAGCGTGGTTTTTCCCGAGTTATGGTATCCTACTATGCTCACTATCTTTGGCACGAGCAAGCTCCTTTATGCTTTCCATTATATCTTCCGCTACCCTTCTGTAGCCTTTAAGATTGTCCTCATCATAATAGACCTTGCTCTTGCCAATAAAAACCCTAATGGGATGTCCTGGCTTTGGAAACTTGGCACCTCTTGGAAAAACTATGTCTGTCCCTTCTATGTATACAGGGAGCACTGGTCTTTGGCTTTTTATTGCCAGTAAGCCTACGCCGAGCTTGGGTCTTAGGAATTCACCGGGATTTGCCCTTGTTCCCTCAGGAAATATGCCAACTTTACATCCAAAGTGCATAAGCTCTAAGGCAAGCTCAAGCACCTCCAAGTCTCCAGAACCTCTTTTGACTGGCAGTGCACCCATATGGGGAAGTAGTTTTCCAAGAATAGGCACTCTAAAGAGCTCTTCCTTAGCAAGAAACCTCAAAGGCTCTGGAAAAACGCTGTTTAGCACCGGAGGGTCAAGGTGGCTTCTGTGATTGCTTGCCACTATGCAAGGCTCCTTTGGAATATTCTCAATCCCATAGGCTTCTATGCGAAAGAGTATTCTAAAAGCCTTCTTAGCAGGGGGGCAAAAAGGAGCAAGGAAGATTTTTGAAAACCTACTTACAGGACAACCACTGGACATTTCAAACTCCTTATAAGATGAAGGGAAACACTGCCTATTCTCTCTCTCATACCCTTACCCCTTCTTCCCACAACTACCAAGTCATACTGAGATGAGTTTATAAACTTAACCATCTCCCTGTATGGGTCTCCCTCCAGAAATATTAGGTTCATGTCCCTTTCGCCAAACATGTCGGTAAACATATGCCTTGCCTCTTCTTTCTTATCCTCAAGAAGCTTTTCATAATCGCTAATAACCAGCTTATCCTTTAACCTACTTATGTTGGTGGAATAGACCAAGTCAAAATCAAAGGGTATAAACTCCTTTAACTTAAGGGTAAATTCCACTTGTCTTATAGACCTATCGGAAAAGTCTATAGGAAGGCACACCTTCTTTACACTTGCATTAGCTCCATCCTTATAAACCCACAACCACAAGCCGTCAGTTCCAGATATTATCCATTCTGGCACAGACTTACGAAAGAGCTGTTTCTTGTATTTTACGAATATCAGGTCATAGTTTTCCTGAAGGTGCTCAAGGGTGGCATTATTAGAGCTTGGTAGAGTGTAAAATTCGTAGTCCTCAAACAGCTCCTCTATGTGTTTTCTTATAGCTTTTTCCCTTTCTTCAGAAGGTTTTGAAAAGAAGTTCACAAGGTCTCCAAGAAGGTTTTCTTCCTCTACAAAGAGGAAGTTAGGCTTTATGTTAAGCTTGGAAAGCAAACTCTTTACATATCTAAGATACTCGTAATCCTCTTCCCATATATGGACTGCAACTCTTCCAAACATTATTCCTTGTTTCTTATTTTTTCAGTCAACATGTTCAGAAATTGCTCCAGCGTCATAGAGCCGAGATTGCCTTCCTTCTTACTTCGCACAGAAAGACTTCTGCTCTCTACCTCCTTATCTCCTACCACCACCACGTAGGGAATTTTCTGAAGCTCCGCATCTCTTATGCGTGCGTTTAGCCTTTCATCTCTTAGGTCAAGCTCTACCCTTATGCCCTTATTCTTCAAATATGCTTCCACTTCTCTTGCATAGTCTCCATGCTTTTCTGGAGATATGGGTATGACCTTTACCTGCACAGGAGAAAGCCAAAGTGGCAAAAGTCCTGCGTAATGCTCAAGTAAAACGCCCACAAACCTCTCTATTGAACCAAATATGGCTCTGTGGACCATATAGGGTCTGTGTCTTTTGTTATCTGGACCCACATACTCCATGTCAAAACGCTCTGGAAGGTTGAAGTCAAACTGGATGGTGGAGCATTGCCAAAGCCTGCCTATGGCATCCTTTATTTTCACGTCTATCTTTGGTCCATAAAAAGCACCACCACCTTCGTCTATCTCGTAGGGTAGTCCTATCTTCTCCACAGCCTTTTTGAGAGCTCCCTCCGCAAGCTCCCATTGCTCCTGAGAGCCTATAGCATCTGAAGGCTTTGTGGATATATAGACTTTAAAGTCTTCAAAACCAAAAGACCTTAGCATCTCAACCGCAAACTCAAGGGTTTCCTGTATTACATCCTCCACCTGCTCTGGAGTGCATATTATGTGAGCATCATCCTGCGTAAAACCTCTAACTCTCATAAGCCCATGAAGGACGCCTGACATTTCGTATCTGTAGACCGTGCCGAGCTCTGCCAGTTTAAGAGGCAGTTCCTTGTAGCTACGCACTTTGCTTTTGTAGACCGCTATATGAAAAGGACAGTTCATAGGCTTTACAAAATACTCTTCGTGCTCTATCTCCATAGGAGAGAACATGTTAGGTCTGTAGTAGTCCAAATGCCCGCTTGTCTGCCAGAGCTTTGCATTTCCCACATGTGGAGTGTATACGAGTTGATATCCTCTCTTTATATGCTCTTCCTTCCAGTAGTCCTCAAGGGTCTTTCTTAGGATTGCACCCTTGGGAAGCCATATAACAAGCCCTGCACCTATCTCTTCGTCTATAAGAAAGAGTTCAAGCTCTCTACCGAGTTTTCTGTGGTCTCTCCTTTTTGCCTCTTCGTAAAACCTTAGCCTTTCTTCAAGCTCCTTTCTGTCCCAGAAGGCTATACCGTATATCCTCTGAAGCATAGGCTTTGAAGAGTCTCCCATCCAGTAAGCACCCGCCACATGGGTTAGCTTAAACTCTCCCACCATACCTG
The nucleotide sequence above comes from Aquificaceae bacterium. Encoded proteins:
- the mobB gene encoding molybdopterin-guanine dinucleotide biosynthesis protein B, with the translated sequence MPKIVSIVGYHNSGKTTLIEALIPQLKARGLRVGYLKHDPKAHGITDKEGSDTNRVFKVADKVGLLSPDRLTLWERREDNPLKVVEEYFSSFDVVLLEGWKSLKGVKKVVLGELDVEGLKVEGLKDLQKVIDYILED
- a CDS encoding lysophospholipid acyltransferase family protein yields the protein MSSGCPVSRFSKIFLAPFCPPAKKAFRILFRIEAYGIENIPKEPCIVASNHRSHLDPPVLNSVFPEPLRFLAKEELFRVPILGKLLPHMGALPVKRGSGDLEVLELALELMHFGCKVGIFPEGTRANPGEFLRPKLGVGLLAIKSQRPVLPVYIEGTDIVFPRGAKFPKPGHPIRVFIGKSKVYYDEDNLKGYRRVAEDIMESIKELARAKDSEHSRIP
- a CDS encoding universal stress protein, coding for MFGRVAVHIWEEDYEYLRYVKSLLSKLNIKPNFLFVEEENLLGDLVNFFSKPSEEREKAIRKHIEELFEDYEFYTLPSSNNATLEHLQENYDLIFVKYKKQLFRKSVPEWIISGTDGLWLWVYKDGANASVKKVCLPIDFSDRSIRQVEFTLKLKEFIPFDFDLVYSTNISRLKDKLVISDYEKLLEDKKEEARHMFTDMFGERDMNLIFLEGDPYREMVKFINSSQYDLVVVGRRGKGMRERIGSVSLHLIRSLKCPVVVL
- the thrS gene encoding threonine--tRNA ligase; translated protein: MEKVKVRVRDKELLVDKGTPLGEVFKALGIEDAIGGKFGSKLIDLLTPIREDMEIVPIHKQDPESLEIMRHTLSHIMAQALKELYGYEKVHLGVGPTTEEGFYYDVEVEGHTISSEDLPKIEEKMREIVKRNYPIFRKELSREEAIKLFSELGEKYKLDLINRIDPHETISVYGQDGFTDLCRGPHVPSTGMVGEFKLTHVAGAYWMGDSSKPMLQRIYGIAFWDRKELEERLRFYEEAKRRDHRKLGRELELFLIDEEIGAGLVIWLPKGAILRKTLEDYWKEEHIKRGYQLVYTPHVGNAKLWQTSGHLDYYRPNMFSPMEIEHEEYFVKPMNCPFHIAVYKSKVRSYKELPLKLAELGTVYRYEMSGVLHGLMRVRGFTQDDAHIICTPEQVEDVIQETLEFAVEMLRSFGFEDFKVYISTKPSDAIGSQEQWELAEGALKKAVEKIGLPYEIDEGGGAFYGPKIDVKIKDAIGRLWQCSTIQFDFNLPERFDMEYVGPDNKRHRPYMVHRAIFGSIERFVGVLLEHYAGLLPLWLSPVQVKVIPISPEKHGDYAREVEAYLKNKGIRVELDLRDERLNARIRDAELQKIPYVVVVGDKEVESRSLSVRSKKEGNLGSMTLEQFLNMLTEKIRNKE